The region GTGGCTGGTGTTTAATTGATTAGGTAGCTTCTGGGCCAGCTAgccatgctaacgttagcttaaaAGAGACTGCTCCCCAGTGATGCCAATGCTAGGAAGCTAATTAACGCTAAGCTAAAGAAAGGCTCATTTATAGCGTGTTTAAGGAAGCTGTACTGTTACGTTACATTAATCACAGGATGTCTGTCCGAAGAAAAAGCACCTAGTTTCCAACTGGCTTCCCCTCCCTTGAGGTGATGCTCCGCGTACCGACTCCCTCCCTAGTTTCTCCTGGAGCTGTCGGCGTTAGCAGGCATACCTCCCGCCGCAGACAGCACAGGACGGCAGGCcggaccaccaccaccaacaagCGCGCCTTGCTACTCCAAAAACAGCAGCCACGAAATGTATTTCCAGTCAAACGTTGACACGTCCATGGTGCTCGGGTCGGCACCGCACCGACAAGTGGGAAAATATAGCTTGAACAGCGGCGTTAGGTCCTCCTTGCCCAGAAATAAACGCCGCCCATCTGCGCTGAGCTCCTGCTCTCTGGCTGCAGGTGACACTGGGGTGCGTTCAAGACCCACTCAGCAAGGAGGAAAGTGGTTGCAAACGATTTCTCAACATATCTCAAACTGACCTGCTACAGTAGCTATGTATCAATCGTGTCAAGTTTTATCATCTTCATATTGCACATGTGTTTACAGTGAATCATAACTGTAAAATTGTCAGAGTTAACTTTTCTTTTATGACATATTTAAACACTATGCACGTCTTGTTGCTTTCATACAGAATTCAGCTGTTAAAGTTCAAATGATCAAGTGGTGCATTTAATCGGCcactgtgattaaaaacaaaaatcatacTGCTTTTATAATAAACTGCATAattttcacacatattcatCAATCCTTACATGGAAACTaatgtttagtttattttcagcagtggtgaatttttttttttacttaagtagTAATACCACAGTGTGAAAATACTCCTCTCCAggtaaaaggaaaaaggaaaaaggaaaaagcgTTTTCACAATAGTTCCTGTTGACatttgaatagatttttttcacagcagacagatatcacagcaggaaaagtacAAGGGTATTGAGTAACATgaatgatggctgcattccacTAAAGATATAATAACGCTAATAATCAttataataatagcaataataataatagtgatgacactatcaataataatatgaatattaataataatgttaagaTTATTGttatcaataattataataataagtTACAAAGCAGGTTTTATTAtacaaatagttttttaaaagCATCCTGGTATTGTGGTGCTGACTCACTCAGGGACGCTTAATGGAGCCATCATTAGTTAAAGTTATTAATTCCTCCTGTGCGTTTCCTGccatgacaagtcaaaatgtctgctgtaaaaaaaaaagactatttacattcatttattgtaTTGTGATATTTGTCTTTAACAATGTTATTGACATGTCACACATCTCACTAACTGGGCACCATGGGTCAAACAATAAAGAGACATTACATTTCTAACTGTACActtgttttttgcattttgctgatgttcttttgtctttattttcatattgttaATCTGTCATTTACACTCTCTATATTTGCACTCTTTTTTTGTCCTGCAGCTTCTGCACAATAATTTCCCTCCGGATAATTTAAGTTATATATGGTCTTATTTcaattatatatgtatatatatattataaagtATTTTACATTGCTTTTACTGCTAAGTTTTTATTATGactactaaataaataaaatgctttaaaaagatGCCTGTCCATtaatatgttgttgttgctgtgcaaaaaatgaataagtaaattaaaaatatgtaaaaatccAAACTGTCTCTGAACGCAACTCGGCCGCTTTTCACCCAAGATGCACCTGTCCAACTGAACTGTCTGAGAAAAGCCATTTTGTTGTGCTAGCTAGCTCTGTGGGGCAAAGAAAGCCACCAATAACATGGGTCTGTTGTATCAACGCTAACTATGTCGCTTTTACGTTTCTGTTTACTGTCGCAAAATACAATAATTGAAGTCGTTAAAACGTGTAAGTAGTCAGGAGTGGCATGGACTAGCCTGCAAAGCTAACGTATTTTGGAGAAGACGAAAACTGGTAGCTAAAGTGTGCTGCAGTTTCAGATATCATTCTGATAGCTAGCTATCTGTTTACTTAGCTGGCGGTAGTTATGTTTTTCTGATTAGTTAACCCAGCGTTAGTCAGCgtttgtttgtaaatgtgtattaaatACACTGCGACTGTCCGTGCCGCCAACCAAAGAGACAACTGGTTCAACAAAGAGGCTGTGTGGCTGACAGTTACATAAACAAGGCGACTGGACAATCCAACACTAACTTAGCAAAACACTTGAACCATACAGCGTTAAGCCAAAGCGCTAATCTGATAATGGCAGAGGACACCCGACAGGACAAGAGAGCCAGCTTCTCTGCCATAACGGAGCACAACACCAACGGGATGGCCAGGACCTCCGCCGTGGCCTCAAGCAAAAGTGGCGCTTCAAAGAAATTAGTGATCAAAAATTTCAAAGGTACTGTCACTGATGGCTTCCCCCTTCGGTATCTAAAAGCATCAGTCACATTTATCTGAATAAGACAGAGGATGTAACTTTTAGATCATACTCTAGTAAAGttgtccttctctctgtgttgtgGGACAGTTGATGTAAAGTACCACTTTCTGACCTGACTGGCAACAGCACGATGCTGCTTCACATGTCATATTTGAATAGGACTTGTAATTGTAATCACTCATGCATGCATCTTCCCAGTAGTTGTTTTTTGCTTGATGCATTGATTTAATGATTTCAAAAAGTCTCTCACAACTTCTGCTCAACCCATCAGAGGACTGCACTTATTGGGTGTAGCATACAGATCTTAGTTTAAAactaatgaaacaaacaaatactggTTTCAGAATTAAATGCAAAAAGTTTTTTACAAACttgtttctaaataaaaaagtaatcaCTTTTCTCAACTGTTGGTTAGATTTAGTACATATGTACTATCACTTAACAGTTTGTGATAGCTGTcgtttctttttacattttatagagtaaatgtaaaataattaatcCTCGATCCTTGTTTATAACAAACAGTAGCTCGTCATATAGGCAGCTTAGCAGGCGTGTGCTAACATCCATACAACAATCATCTTAGACAAAATGATCATCATATTATTTAGATCGTTAACTATCTCACAGTCAAATCTTTACATATGTATATATCATGTGACCACAAACGTCCAACTTATTTACCAGTAAGGAAACCAGAAATTGAATATTTCAATGAAAAGACTCAAAACGAAGTTCTGCTTCTGAAATTGCTTTCTGCACATTATGCCATCAAAATTGTGTATTTACTTTCTTGCCTGTGGGTCCAAAGTGTAGAAATGCTGCTTAGTTCATTGTCGGTTATCCCAATAATTGTCATGAAAACTAACATTGTGCCTTATCCGTTTGCTTTCTTAACTAAGATAGACATAATATGGGTCAGTGCAGATGTTGGTGTAGAGGATAATcgtatttttttgtattttttaaaatttgacaGAAGCCTGGACCGTAATCAGTCAAGACTGATGGTTTCCAAATTTGCAATTTATCATATTTGTATTAAATATGTGAAATTATGTGTATAAATTAACATTGTTGGTGACTTTTTGTAACAGACAGGCCAAAACTAGCCGAGAACTATACCGAGGACACGTGGCTGAAGCTGCGAGACGCAGTGGGTGCCATCCAGAACAGCACCTCTATCAAGTACAATCTGGAAGAGCTCTATCAGgtttgctctctgtctttttaaaCCCCTGCagttttttattctctctcctctcctctcctctctcagcccTGAAATGTGTACCGCTGTGTTGGATTGTAGAAGGGTGACAGTACagaacattcatttttaatagatGATCTTTCAGCACATCATGTAATACATAAACAGAATCTCTACCTTTTTGTGTGTTACTCTTATCCTGGTGTACATTACTGTGtatattgatttgaaaattCTCAACTCCACATAACAAAAGTGATTTAGATACTTTAATGTTTAGTGTAATATACAGTCCTCATAATTTGTGATGAATTGCCAAAAACACCAGTCTGGTCCTTTAAATCAAatgttctctctgctgtttgtctttgagCAGAACTGAAAAACTATCTCTTGTGCTCTTGTTTCttctccttgtctctctctctttcttgaaGGCGGTAGAAAACCTATGTTCCTATAAAGTCTCCCCCACGCTGTACAAGCAGCTACGGCAGGTCTGTGAAGATCATGTGCAGGCCCAGATCCAGCAGTTTAGAGAATATCCTTTTTTGTACACAACGGTACCAGGCAAGTCGAAGTGTCGAAGCTATGGAAACATTTACTGAGGTTGGGACAACTAAGATGcatatttagatgtttttacattttcagtcagAGAGACTTCCTTAAGAGTCGGTACCTCATAAGACCTTTGCCTATACCAATTCTAAACTAGAGATTTACTGTAAACCAAGCTGTGTTTGGCCTGGTCCCAGTCTGGTCTTAAACACAACGCTGCTGGTTTGTTCATTTAGACTTTTTCAGATCAAGGAGCCCATGATTAATAGGTGgtattaaagggatagttcagattagTATTAGATGAGTATTATCTTCAGTAGATTGGGGTTGGCACACCCCAATTTTGGAGCAGCATATataagcaatgtactgctgtgtaCAGGGGTAGTAGGAAAACAtgattgatatatatatatagatagatatagatatagatatagatatatagatatatatagatagaatACCTCATGCCATTAGATAACCCTTTCGACACAGAagtgaagctgttctctctttctctttgctcgcTTTTAAACCGCCAGATTCCAtcgacaaaaacattaattttacctcacagaacacgagAGTTAGCGGTAGACTCGCAACTCCCATTTACTGCGGGGTGAAATGGCtggtctggtggctttgaagtgagaGACGCAAGAGGGATAACGGTACCAGTTCCCATCTGGGCAGGCTGTCTGATGTGTTAAGTGGAgaaaatattctatatatagtGCACACTTTTAAGTAGgagtgatatatatatttttttggctAAAGTACATTTCTCTGCTGttcccgtccacagcagtacattgcttagtgTCTGTGCCTggactcctgtctgctcctccaAACCATGGGCACATCATTCGTAATCTACTCTAGGTTATACACTAACTATGAATAATTACCTCAAGCgccacacttcaaataatccgaactatccctttaatcaAAATTGAGTTGTTGATTGGTGAACAATGCGGTGTGAAAAATTGTATGTGATTCTAAAGTACGTTTTGTGTAGTGTGAAATTGGCAGCTTTAAATTCTACTTAAGGAAGTCTGAGCTCTGCTGGCACAGTTCAGGTGTTGTTGCAGTCTTTTCTCACAAGGGGTCAACATATAACAAGCTCACATCCTCACTATCCCACTGAATGGGGCttaaagagacaaaacacaaagtctCAAGTTATAGGCAATCCAATTATaggatttttcatttaattaatcatGTTTCAAGTCCCCCAGTTGCTTTATATCTGTTGGTAGATGATCAATGATACTGACGAGTGAAAAGAAGATTTTCCTTAACCTGGAGCTCACAGAGTCTTTGGACAACCTTTCTTTCCTGAAGCGAATGAATCGTTGCTGGCAGGACCACTGCAGGCAAACTGTAAGTCTGATGTCTTCTATCTCCATATCAAAACTGTTCTGCTAATATGAAAGTGTCCTGTCAGAGTGTGAATCTCACATGCagactgtttttctctttatagATAATGATCCGCAGTATCTTTCTCTTCCTGGATCGTACCTACGTGCTTCAGAACTCACTACTTCCCTCCATTTGGTAAAGTTACAGTTCATTCAAATTATTCTGTTTGTTAAATGGTAACTCTGGGTCCTGCTTTGACTggaaggtacaaaaagttttggactTGGACAAGTGGATTGCCTCAACCAAGAGCTGGGAACAGGCTGTAATGAAATCCTTTGGGGCAGCCGCACCTCAAAGTACacccactaaaagtgcttgttcttgccactgacgggctcagattgtctttcgaagtgtctgacaacattatggaaagaatgcctacagagatagacctatACGATCCTTATtgtttgaacagaaacagctgttatatttaCTCggctcaaagccaccagactccgttgacaaaaacagtaattttaccttgcagaactcAGGAGCTGATGGTCTAGttgttgtgactttggtgttacACACAACTaccacattagtttggatctgaactaacactagaaaacaccaaaatcactcAGTAAAGCAAACAAATTAAACGATTGAAGCAACGGTACAGCGGCAAACCCCTggttttgtgaggtaaaattagtttttgtcaGTGGGGTCTGGTGTCTTCTAACCAAGCGATgcaacggctgtttctggttaaacaaaaaggatcttacaggtcatTCTCTGTCAGTGGCGagaacaaacacttttagtgaaCGTGCTTTGATTGGTGTGGTTGCCGCATTACATTACAGCTTGTACACAGCGGCCAGCTGAGGCAATCTGCTCGACcaattccaaaaaaaaattgTACACACCATttatttcaaactcaaaatatgtaacaaaatggcccaggtttaaaacaccagagttactTTACTATAAAGTGAACTATAGGAGGCTAATGTTACTTATATGTTGCAGGGACACGGGGTTGGAACTGTTTCGTACCCACATTGTGAGTGACAATGCAGTTCAGAAGCGCACAGTAGACGGCATTTTGGAGCAGATAGAACTGGAGCGTAACGGAGAAACAATAGACCGCAGTCTACTCAGGAGTCTACTGGGCATGCTGTCAGACCTACAGGTACCTGATCACCTGTGCAGCGCAACTCAACAGCAGATTGGACTGAATGTATGTCGTCCTTTTTTACCTCCTGACTGTCTAACTCCTGTTAAGGTTTACAAAGACTCCTTCGAGGAGAGATTTTTGACTGAGACCAATCGCCTGTATGCAGCTGAAGGGCAGCGGCTGATGCAGGAGAGAGACGTGAGTGAGACTGttaattcaagattcaaagtgtttattgtcgTTTATTGTTAATGATCCATGGTTTTTACGGTGTGTCATGGTGTTCTATATGCCTGTTAATATGTTTCCAGGTGCCCGAGTACCTGCACCACGTGGCTCGTCggttggaggaggagaatgatCGCATCATGAGCTACCTCGACCAGAGCACTCAGTAATGCTTAATATTTATTATCAATTCAGTTATCTAATAACATGTCACAGACAAAAAGCATGCCACATATCTTTATTTGAAATCTTTTTATGTTTCACATTCTCTCAACATCTTATTATGTCTTAATGAACACTATGCAATGGTCAACATGCTAGGCTATACCGTCTGACTGACATTACTGTAGTTTTGAACACATGACCCCAGAGCTTTAGTTATAACCCCCAGTTTTTCTTAGATTTCAAATAGCAAATAattgatgaataaaacacatttttaagtgGAACATTTGCTGTGCAGAAAGGTCAGGAGGTCTGATTGAAGGCACCCATATGCACAGTACACATCTATTCCAGCTTTTGGTTACATTtactcatttcatttcctctttattATTTCACAGGAAACCACTCATTAGCTGCGTTGAGAAACAACTTTTAGGAGAACATATGACTGCAATACTACAAAAAGGTACGCCTGCATGAGGGACTAATGAGTGCTTTATattgtgaagtgtgtgtttgtgaaattttataacttaatatttttattgaattgtgCTTCAATGATTATTGACTCCAACCTATGGTACATTGGCCCATCTTCTTAATAAATCATGTAAAGTTTTGTTTGCTGCTTTAAATCTTAATTAAGCCTGTTTACCTTATCTGTCGTGATTAAAATCTACTAGAGTGCACTCTAAAGCGAAACATGTCATTTACCCTCTTTTGTACCCATCTAGTAATTTTTCAGTAATTTGCTAATTTGTTTTGGTCATATAcatgaaactgtttttttgtttgatagaagataagatattcctttatttgtcCCACAGTTTACGAATATAAAATACATACCCACGTGAACACATGCaataatgtgtaatatttttGAGTCAGGTCTGAGCACCCTGCTGGATGAGAACCGTGTGACTGAGCTAGCCCTCCTCTACCAGCTCTTCAGCAAGGTGAAGGGAGGCCTCCCCACGCTGCTGCAGTTCTGGAGGGACTACATAAAGGTACACACATAGCTCAGCCAACACAATGTGTAAACACGCAGCACAAAGCATCGCCATCAAGAAAACACGTCCCTGTCCTCGAGAAATGCATTTACACATTGTTGAACCTTTCTCTGGCCGCAGTCCTTCGGTGGAGAGATTGTATGTACTCCAGAGAAAGACAAGGACATGGTGCAAGACCTGCTTGACTTCAAGGACAAGATGGACAATGTCGCTCAGAGCTGCTTTGCACGGAACGAAGGATTCATTAACGCCAT is a window of Pempheris klunzingeri isolate RE-2024b chromosome 1, fPemKlu1.hap1, whole genome shotgun sequence DNA encoding:
- the cul4a gene encoding cullin-4A, with protein sequence MAEDTRQDKRASFSAITEHNTNGMARTSAVASSKSGASKKLVIKNFKDRPKLAENYTEDTWLKLRDAVGAIQNSTSIKYNLEELYQAVENLCSYKVSPTLYKQLRQVCEDHVQAQIQQFREESLDNLSFLKRMNRCWQDHCRQTIMIRSIFLFLDRTYVLQNSLLPSIWDTGLELFRTHIVSDNAVQKRTVDGILEQIELERNGETIDRSLLRSLLGMLSDLQVYKDSFEERFLTETNRLYAAEGQRLMQERDVPEYLHHVARRLEEENDRIMSYLDQSTQKPLISCVEKQLLGEHMTAILQKGLSTLLDENRVTELALLYQLFSKVKGGLPTLLQFWRDYIKSFGGEIVCTPEKDKDMVQDLLDFKDKMDNVAQSCFARNEGFINAMKEAFETFINKRPNKPAELIAKYVDSKLRAGNKEATEEELERILDKIMIIFRFIHGKDVFEAFYKKDLAKRLLVGKSASVDAEKSMLSKLKHECGAAFTSKLEGMFKDMELSKDIMIQFKQYIQNQSEPSNIELTVNILTMGYWPSYTPMEVHLPPEMVKLQEVFKLFYLGKHSGRKLQWQPTLGHAVLKAEFKEGKKELQVSLFQTLVLLMFNEGEEFSMEEIRTATGIEEGELRRTLQSLACGKARVLNKNPRGKDVEDGDRFNFNNDFRHKLFRIKINQIQMKETVEEQVSTTERVFQDRQYQIDAAVVRIMKMRKTLSHNLLVSELYNQLKFPVKPGDLKKRIESLIDRDYMERDKETPNQYHYVA